ATATTCTTTTACATCTTACTTAATATCTACCCTGAATTCATTTTGTTAGCAATATAAGGATATAATATTTATAAAAGGAGGCGTTACATATGAATAAAGGTATCCCTCTTCTTGGAGATAAGTTTCCAGAATTCGAGGTTCAGACAACGCATGGTAAAATGAAGTTACCAGATGTTTACAAAAACCGGTGGTTTGTATTTTTCAGTCATCCTGCCGACTTTACACCAGTGTGTACCACAGAATTTGTGGCTTTTCAAAAAAAATATGACCAGTTTAAGGAGCTTGGCTGCGAACTCATAGGTTTGAGCGTGGATCAGGTGTTTTCGCATATCAAGTGGATAGAATGGATAAAGGAGAAACTCGGTGTAGCTATTGAATTTCCTGTTATCGCTGACACAGGTAAAGTGGCGGAAACTCTTGGCCTCATTCATCCAGGCAAAGGAAGTAACACTGTCAGAGCTGTTTTTGTGGTTGATCCAAAATCAACGATAAGAGCCATACTCTATTATCCTCAAGAGGTTGGTAGAAATATTGATGAAGTGATTAGAATAGTAAGAGCCTTTAGAATTTCTGATGAACAAAAAGCCGCTATCCCGGCGAATTGGCCCAACAATGAATTGATTGGCAGCGATCTTATCATTCCTCCACCAAGCGATATCAACGATACGGAAGCGAGGCTCAAGGAATACGAATGTTTTGACTGGTGGTTTTGCCACAAGAAGTATCATTAGAATTCAAAAGCAAGGGGGAGATCGTGATGAGAGAAAACGTTCGAAACGCATTGAATGAACAGATCAAGAAGGAGTTCGAATCGGCATATCTGTATCTTTCAATGTCAGCTTTTTTCGAATCTCTCAGCTTGGAAGGTATGGCACAATGGATGAAAGTTCAAGCAAAA
This genomic window from Candidatus Neomarinimicrobiota bacterium contains:
- a CDS encoding peroxiredoxin encodes the protein MNKGIPLLGDKFPEFEVQTTHGKMKLPDVYKNRWFVFFSHPADFTPVCTTEFVAFQKKYDQFKELGCELIGLSVDQVFSHIKWIEWIKEKLGVAIEFPVIADTGKVAETLGLIHPGKGSNTVRAVFVVDPKSTIRAILYYPQEVGRNIDEVIRIVRAFRISDEQKAAIPANWPNNELIGSDLIIPPPSDINDTEARLKEYECFDWWFCHKKYH